A portion of the Edaphobacter bradus genome contains these proteins:
- a CDS encoding YihY/virulence factor BrkB family protein yields MKKLLRIPVVFHSAALSAADHDAFNLAQSAAYSAMLSLFPALIFAASIIALLPGATHIRGQVGTVFSRLLPPEVIPLLAGYFAPASSHYRSANALIVAFFFSVTGASGVIVTFMEGIRRAHGLPYDCWTFWGRRLRAYVLVPLCLVPFAIASSLVVFGHYLTVWIAFHVDPEISVQVYFIALTLRWLIAFTGSVGLIAVLYHMGTPLRQPWKRVVPGAITATAMWFLTTLVFGWYVTRFANYAQVYGSLGAGIALLFWLYIVSLSVLCGAEFNAQVNRHIHNDAPVVTPNSNASVPRTAPRV; encoded by the coding sequence AAAAGCTCCTTCGCATCCCGGTCGTGTTCCACAGCGCCGCCCTCAGCGCTGCGGACCATGATGCGTTCAATCTGGCACAGTCGGCTGCGTACTCAGCCATGCTGTCGCTCTTCCCGGCGCTCATCTTTGCGGCGTCCATTATTGCGCTGCTGCCTGGCGCGACGCACATTCGTGGACAGGTGGGCACTGTGTTTAGCCGACTTCTTCCGCCCGAAGTCATCCCTCTGCTTGCAGGCTACTTCGCTCCGGCTTCCTCGCACTACAGATCGGCCAATGCCCTTATCGTCGCATTCTTTTTCTCGGTAACGGGGGCTTCCGGCGTCATCGTTACCTTCATGGAGGGCATTCGCCGCGCTCACGGCCTGCCTTACGACTGCTGGACCTTCTGGGGACGCCGCCTCCGCGCTTATGTTCTGGTTCCTCTCTGCCTTGTTCCGTTCGCCATCGCCAGCTCCCTCGTAGTCTTCGGACACTATCTCACTGTCTGGATCGCTTTCCATGTTGACCCTGAGATTAGCGTCCAGGTCTACTTCATCGCGCTGACTCTTCGCTGGCTCATCGCCTTCACCGGCAGCGTCGGCCTTATCGCCGTGCTGTACCACATGGGAACCCCGCTGCGGCAGCCGTGGAAGCGCGTCGTCCCAGGAGCCATTACGGCCACAGCAATGTGGTTTCTCACAACTCTGGTCTTCGGATGGTATGTCACCCGCTTTGCCAACTACGCCCAGGTCTATGGCTCCCTCGGCGCTGGCATTGCGCTTCTGTTCTGGCTCTACATCGTCTCGCTCAGCGTGCTCTGTGGTGCAGAGTTCAACGCGCAGGTGAACCGACACATCCATAATGATGCCCCGGTTGTAACACCCAATTCAAACGCTTCAGTCCCACGCACGGCTCCTCGCGTTTAG
- the pyk gene encoding pyruvate kinase — MTKSPNQPPADSGFRGSGRLRRAKIVATLGPACSSIDVFRQLVRAGLDVARLNFSHGSHEQKAELIRMVRQVSREEGKPICILADLQGPKIRTGKLKDHKPVQLVAGNKLTITPREIAGTASMVGTTFATLAENLEPGSRILLSDGLIELRVEQVKGADVVCQIVNGGILGENKGINLPGIPVKVPSLTEKDEEDLAFAIGQGVDTIAVSFVRTADDIRHVKKRLAALKSDAWIIAKLEKPQAVEHLDSILDVTDAIMVARGDLGVEVPPEKVPAIQKHIIRRAAEYRKPVITATQMLESMIENPRPTRAEASDVANAIYDGSDAVMLSGESAVGKYPVEAVAMMAKIVAETEQQIRLDPPSTRRHPRGIQLSVAETICECMAHSAEDLDLAAIAIFTESGATARLLSKYRPDPPIFALSPFENVINRSVLLWGTYPILCGRFHDTDSLVRMAEDMLEEHGHVHERQIVGIVAGTRTKSGATNFMRLHMIGDRDTEPAKPQPAKNATKKKR; from the coding sequence ATGACGAAATCCCCGAACCAGCCCCCCGCAGACTCCGGCTTCCGCGGATCCGGGCGTCTCCGTCGCGCCAAGATCGTCGCCACCCTCGGCCCTGCGTGCAGTTCCATCGATGTATTTCGCCAACTTGTTCGCGCAGGCCTTGACGTTGCCCGCCTGAATTTTTCGCACGGAAGCCACGAACAGAAGGCTGAGCTCATCCGCATGGTTCGGCAGGTCTCGCGCGAAGAGGGCAAGCCCATCTGCATCCTCGCCGATCTGCAGGGTCCGAAGATTCGCACCGGCAAGCTCAAGGACCACAAGCCCGTTCAACTCGTCGCTGGCAACAAGCTCACCATCACGCCGCGCGAGATCGCCGGAACCGCGTCCATGGTCGGAACGACATTCGCCACGCTGGCGGAGAACCTCGAGCCCGGCTCGCGCATCCTTCTCTCCGACGGCCTCATCGAGCTTCGCGTCGAGCAGGTCAAGGGTGCTGACGTCGTCTGCCAGATCGTCAACGGCGGCATACTCGGCGAGAACAAGGGCATCAACCTGCCCGGGATCCCAGTGAAGGTCCCCTCGCTCACCGAGAAGGACGAAGAAGATCTCGCCTTCGCCATCGGCCAGGGCGTCGATACCATCGCCGTCTCCTTCGTTCGCACGGCCGATGACATCCGCCACGTCAAGAAGCGTCTCGCCGCGCTCAAATCCGACGCATGGATTATCGCCAAGCTCGAGAAGCCGCAGGCCGTCGAACATCTCGACAGCATCCTCGACGTCACGGACGCCATCATGGTCGCACGCGGCGATCTCGGAGTCGAAGTCCCGCCCGAGAAGGTTCCCGCCATACAGAAGCACATCATTCGCCGCGCAGCGGAGTACCGAAAGCCCGTCATCACCGCGACTCAGATGCTCGAGTCGATGATCGAGAATCCTCGCCCCACGCGCGCCGAGGCCTCCGACGTCGCCAACGCCATCTATGACGGCTCGGACGCCGTCATGCTCTCAGGCGAAAGCGCCGTCGGCAAATATCCCGTCGAAGCCGTCGCGATGATGGCCAAGATCGTCGCTGAGACTGAGCAGCAGATCCGCCTCGACCCGCCGTCGACGCGCCGCCATCCGCGAGGGATTCAGCTCTCCGTTGCCGAGACTATCTGCGAGTGCATGGCGCACTCCGCAGAAGACCTCGATCTCGCAGCCATCGCGATCTTCACGGAGTCCGGCGCGACAGCCCGCCTGCTCTCCAAGTACCGCCCTGACCCGCCGATCTTCGCGCTCTCTCCCTTCGAGAACGTCATCAATCGGTCAGTGCTCCTCTGGGGGACGTATCCGATTCTCTGTGGCCGCTTCCACGACACCGACAGTCTGGTCCGCATGGCCGAGGATATGCTCGAAGAACACGGCCATGTTCACGAGCGCCAGATCGTCGGCATCGTCGCCGGAACCCGCACTAAGTCCGGCGCGACGAACTTCATGCGCCTGCACATGATCGGCGACCGCGACACCGAACCAGCGAAGCCGCAGCCTGCGAAGAATGCCACTAAGAAGAAGCGCTGA
- a CDS encoding DUF6807 domain-containing protein translates to MRSLLLGCALMISGPPVASAAAKGVQVVPDEGHQRVDITIDGQPFTSYTWPSTLKKPVLFPLIAEDGVTVTRGYPLAPRETERVDHPHHAGMWFNYGNVNGFDFWNNSDAIKDADRGKMGTINHTRIVSTKSGKDRGELVVDSVWVTGANKEILKQTTRYVFSQKGDSRVIDVTATMTALDRAAFRDDKEGVLGIRVAHFLESATEKGGTFADASGRPTTVGAPTAGATGVYLTSEGKQGDSAWGTRGRWCELVGTTGGHTETVAVFDHTGNPGYPTYWHARGYGLFAANPLGRSIFDPKQAPFNYTLEKGQSTTFHYSVMLFSHAASADEMNRAADAFNAESK, encoded by the coding sequence GTGCGTAGTCTGCTGTTAGGTTGTGCGCTGATGATAAGTGGACCGCCGGTGGCGAGCGCAGCTGCCAAGGGTGTTCAGGTAGTTCCGGACGAGGGGCATCAGAGGGTTGACATCACAATCGACGGCCAACCTTTCACCTCGTACACGTGGCCTTCGACACTGAAGAAGCCGGTTCTCTTCCCTCTTATCGCTGAGGATGGCGTGACGGTAACACGAGGCTATCCGCTTGCGCCGCGCGAGACGGAGCGGGTAGATCATCCGCACCACGCTGGCATGTGGTTCAACTACGGCAACGTGAACGGCTTCGACTTCTGGAACAACTCGGATGCGATCAAGGACGCTGACCGCGGCAAGATGGGGACGATCAATCATACGAGGATCGTCTCCACCAAAAGCGGCAAAGATCGCGGCGAACTGGTGGTCGATTCGGTCTGGGTGACGGGCGCGAACAAGGAGATCCTGAAGCAGACGACGCGGTACGTCTTCTCGCAGAAAGGAGATTCGCGCGTGATCGATGTGACAGCTACGATGACCGCACTGGACCGCGCGGCCTTCCGCGATGACAAGGAGGGTGTGCTGGGGATTCGCGTGGCACATTTTCTGGAGTCAGCGACCGAGAAAGGCGGGACCTTCGCCGATGCGAGCGGGCGGCCGACGACGGTGGGCGCGCCAACCGCGGGGGCCACGGGGGTCTACCTGACGAGCGAGGGCAAGCAGGGCGATTCTGCGTGGGGAACGCGCGGACGCTGGTGCGAGCTCGTAGGCACAACGGGCGGCCATACTGAGACGGTCGCGGTCTTCGACCACACTGGCAATCCCGGGTATCCGACCTACTGGCACGCGCGCGGGTATGGGCTGTTTGCGGCGAATCCACTGGGCCGAAGCATCTTCGATCCGAAACAGGCACCGTTTAACTACACGCTGGAGAAGGGGCAGAGCACGACATTTCACTACAGCGTGATGCTGTTCTCGCATGCGGCGTCAGCGGATGAGATGAACCGTGCGGCGGATGCGTTCAACGCCGAATCGAAGTAG
- a CDS encoding Gfo/Idh/MocA family protein, which yields MGLQETSRREFIKMGAAVAGTVATWNATSYAKIIGANDRVRVSVVGCGDRMKQALIPSFLQHSKELNFEFVAISDLWSRRREDGVAYIEKLGGPKVETVRNNDELYARKDVDAVLIATADFQHAKHGVEAVKAGRDAYVEKPLAHTMKDARAIREAVHASGQVVQIGTQRRSTPSYQKAYDYIKSGRFGDINMVEMTWNVNQPGRWRRPDVVPLLKEQDTDWKRYLMDNPSEPFDARKYLEFRLFWPYSSGIPDQWLVHQIDTVHWFSGFPHPRSVVANGGIYQWHDGRKNWDTLTAVFDYGPLDDMSKGFQVLYSSRQTNSAGSVKEIYYSNGGSLDMDKQVVNATGGLTAKAAAEMGMKANLLGTFSLGETQEVSTAANTGADPQTSANIRNWMECVRSRKQPNANVDAGYSHSVALCMTIAAMQTGERVTFDDKTQRIVAGGKVRA from the coding sequence ATGGGATTGCAGGAGACGAGTCGGCGGGAGTTCATCAAGATGGGCGCAGCAGTCGCGGGGACGGTTGCAACGTGGAACGCGACCAGTTACGCAAAGATCATTGGAGCCAACGACCGGGTGCGCGTTAGCGTGGTGGGCTGCGGCGACCGCATGAAGCAGGCCCTGATTCCTTCCTTCCTGCAGCACTCGAAGGAATTGAACTTCGAGTTCGTGGCAATCTCAGATCTCTGGAGCCGCCGGCGCGAGGACGGTGTGGCCTACATCGAAAAGCTTGGCGGGCCGAAGGTGGAGACGGTTCGGAACAACGATGAGTTGTACGCACGCAAGGACGTCGATGCGGTATTGATTGCAACCGCGGACTTTCAGCACGCAAAACACGGAGTGGAGGCAGTGAAGGCCGGGCGCGATGCATACGTCGAGAAGCCGCTGGCCCACACGATGAAGGACGCACGGGCGATTCGCGAAGCGGTGCACGCGAGCGGGCAGGTTGTGCAGATCGGAACGCAGCGGCGCAGCACGCCGAGCTATCAGAAGGCGTACGACTACATCAAGTCCGGCAGGTTCGGCGACATCAACATGGTGGAGATGACGTGGAACGTCAACCAGCCGGGGCGCTGGCGGCGGCCCGATGTGGTTCCCCTGCTGAAGGAGCAGGACACGGACTGGAAGCGCTATCTGATGGACAATCCGTCTGAGCCGTTCGATGCGCGGAAATATCTTGAGTTCCGGCTCTTCTGGCCGTATTCGTCGGGGATTCCCGATCAATGGCTGGTGCACCAGATCGATACGGTGCACTGGTTCAGCGGATTCCCGCATCCGCGGAGTGTTGTAGCCAACGGCGGAATCTACCAGTGGCACGACGGACGCAAAAACTGGGATACGCTGACGGCGGTCTTCGACTACGGTCCGCTGGATGATATGTCGAAGGGCTTCCAGGTGCTCTACTCCTCGCGGCAGACGAACTCGGCCGGCAGCGTAAAGGAGATCTACTACTCGAATGGCGGCTCGCTGGACATGGACAAGCAGGTGGTGAACGCCACGGGCGGCCTGACAGCGAAGGCGGCGGCGGAGATGGGGATGAAAGCGAACCTCCTGGGAACGTTTTCGCTCGGCGAGACGCAGGAGGTCTCGACTGCGGCCAACACGGGCGCCGATCCGCAGACCTCGGCCAACATACGCAACTGGATGGAGTGCGTTCGCTCGCGCAAGCAGCCGAATGCAAACGTGGATGCAGGCTACAGCCACTCGGTAGCGTTGTGCATGACGATTGCGGCGATGCAGACGGGCGAGCGCGTGACCTTCGACGATAAGACGCAGCGGATTGTGGCCGGAGGAAAGGTCCGTGCGTAG
- a CDS encoding methyltransferase family protein: MPVYAYTIVIAGVVLWLLPFALTGWNMSAPQSLDKRARWGMLLELVGYTVMLQSRFWEASPGLWRVVASTLLLVSANLLSWSATRVLGRQHLRLDAAIDANHELVRQGPYRLVRHPIYASMLCALWGIGFMAASPLLFVVATAIFLVGTEIRVRAEDRLLEARFGQQFLEYRRSTRAYVPLLR; this comes from the coding sequence GTGCCCGTGTATGCCTACACCATCGTGATTGCGGGAGTCGTGCTCTGGCTACTGCCCTTTGCGCTGACCGGATGGAACATGAGCGCTCCGCAGAGCCTCGACAAGCGTGCGCGATGGGGCATGCTGCTGGAGTTGGTGGGATACACGGTGATGCTGCAGAGCCGCTTCTGGGAGGCGTCGCCCGGGCTTTGGCGGGTTGTGGCTTCGACGCTGCTTCTGGTGTCCGCGAATCTGCTGTCGTGGTCAGCAACTCGTGTGTTGGGACGGCAGCACCTCCGGCTCGACGCGGCGATCGACGCGAACCATGAACTGGTCCGCCAGGGACCCTACCGGCTGGTAAGGCACCCGATCTACGCATCGATGCTGTGCGCGCTGTGGGGGATCGGTTTCATGGCCGCTTCACCGCTGCTGTTCGTCGTGGCGACCGCAATCTTCCTGGTGGGCACGGAGATTCGTGTGCGGGCCGAGGATCGCCTATTGGAGGCGCGGTTTGGGCAGCAGTTCCTGGAGTATCGGCGCTCGACGCGCGCCTATGTTCCGCTGTTGCGGTAA
- the mutL gene encoding DNA mismatch repair endonuclease MutL yields MGRIRILSDLVANQIAAGEVVERPASVVKELLENSLDAGASRIRIEIEGGGRKLIRISDNGHGMVRDDALLAFERHATSKLRTADDLLSIATLGFRGEALPSIASVSRLTLETRDPADEAGTVLEIAGGNILRVEDAGLPAGTTITIRDLFFNTPARRKFLRTEQTELSHIAALVTHYALANPTKHFELHSATQALLTAPSVPNAADRLFQIFGKDTTGYMLPIAAEQDFAHAGLPEPPPWKREPDYEPPAPGHLRLAGFISKPELQKLNRNSIYVFVNHRLIRDKLILHALTEAYRNIIPPTSFPVVLLFLEMPPEEVDANVHPAKTEVRFRQSAFVHDFVRDTVRTVLMQARPAASFAAALNNGRYGPESSLLLDVSPLPDGPIPPVFDPTREPATFPQSEPEPTAADTVPFTTAKSPSFTLAAPIVPPSPGRFAYPGHSIPVGYEATAPATHEPGTNGAPQQTDTLYALSTLKPLGQLRDSFILAVNEEGLWIIDQHVAHERILFEKVLRERTTEQVQKQRLLMPLLIDLLPAQMLSFAEIADELQRNGFEVEPFGPRTLAVKAAPVGLEGRELEQMLQEVLEAPDRNQQAENAEARRRRIAASIACHAAIKINQPLEPTKIEWLLNELAKTEHPTACPHGRPIALRYSHRDIQRAFQRI; encoded by the coding sequence ATGGGCCGCATCCGCATCCTCTCCGACCTCGTGGCGAACCAGATCGCCGCCGGTGAAGTCGTCGAGCGCCCGGCCTCAGTCGTCAAGGAGCTACTCGAAAACTCCCTCGACGCAGGAGCCTCTCGCATCCGCATCGAGATCGAAGGCGGCGGCCGCAAGCTCATCCGCATCTCCGACAATGGCCACGGCATGGTGCGCGACGACGCTCTGCTCGCCTTCGAGCGCCACGCGACCTCTAAGCTCCGCACCGCCGACGATCTCCTCTCCATCGCCACCCTCGGTTTCCGCGGCGAGGCGCTGCCGTCCATCGCGAGCGTATCGCGCCTTACGCTCGAGACTCGCGACCCCGCTGACGAAGCTGGCACCGTTCTCGAGATCGCGGGAGGCAACATCCTCCGTGTGGAAGACGCCGGCCTTCCCGCCGGCACCACCATTACGATCCGCGATCTCTTCTTCAACACACCCGCGCGCCGCAAATTTCTCCGCACCGAGCAGACTGAGCTCTCGCACATCGCCGCGCTCGTCACCCACTACGCGCTAGCCAACCCAACGAAGCACTTCGAACTGCACTCGGCGACGCAGGCGCTGCTCACCGCGCCGTCCGTGCCCAACGCCGCCGACCGCCTCTTCCAGATCTTCGGCAAGGACACCACCGGCTACATGCTTCCCATCGCTGCCGAGCAGGACTTCGCGCACGCCGGCCTGCCTGAACCTCCGCCATGGAAGCGCGAACCCGACTACGAGCCGCCCGCTCCGGGCCATCTTCGCCTCGCCGGCTTCATCTCCAAGCCCGAGTTGCAGAAGCTCAATCGCAACTCCATCTACGTCTTCGTCAATCATCGCCTTATCCGCGACAAGCTCATCCTCCACGCACTCACCGAGGCCTACCGCAACATCATTCCGCCGACGTCATTTCCCGTCGTCCTCCTCTTCCTCGAGATGCCTCCCGAAGAGGTCGACGCCAACGTGCATCCCGCGAAGACCGAAGTCCGCTTCCGCCAGTCGGCCTTCGTGCACGACTTCGTCCGCGACACGGTCCGCACTGTGCTGATGCAGGCGCGCCCAGCCGCCAGCTTCGCCGCCGCGCTCAACAACGGCCGGTACGGACCGGAGAGCTCACTGCTGCTCGACGTAAGCCCGCTCCCCGACGGTCCAATCCCACCGGTCTTCGATCCCACGCGCGAGCCCGCCACCTTCCCGCAATCCGAACCCGAGCCTACCGCTGCCGACACTGTTCCTTTCACGACGGCAAAATCTCCCAGCTTCACCCTCGCCGCACCCATCGTTCCGCCATCGCCCGGACGCTTCGCCTATCCCGGCCACTCCATCCCCGTTGGCTACGAGGCCACCGCGCCCGCGACTCACGAGCCAGGCACCAACGGCGCGCCGCAACAGACGGACACGCTCTACGCGCTCTCGACGCTAAAGCCGCTCGGCCAGCTTCGCGACTCCTTCATCCTTGCCGTCAACGAAGAGGGCCTCTGGATCATCGACCAGCACGTCGCGCACGAGCGCATCCTCTTTGAAAAGGTCCTCCGCGAGAGAACAACGGAGCAGGTGCAGAAGCAACGCCTCCTCATGCCGCTGCTCATCGACCTCCTCCCCGCGCAGATGCTCTCCTTCGCCGAGATTGCCGACGAGCTGCAACGCAACGGCTTCGAGGTCGAGCCCTTCGGTCCGCGTACACTCGCCGTCAAGGCCGCGCCCGTAGGCCTCGAAGGCAGGGAACTCGAGCAGATGCTACAGGAGGTCCTCGAAGCTCCCGATCGTAACCAGCAGGCTGAAAATGCCGAGGCCCGCCGTCGCCGCATCGCCGCCTCCATCGCCTGCCACGCGGCCATCAAGATCAACCAGCCCCTCGAACCCACCAAAATCGAGTGGCTCCTCAACGAACTAGCCAAGACCGAACACCCCACCGCCTGCCCCCATGGCCGGCCTATTGCGCTGCGTTACTCCCACAGGGACATTCAACGCGCCTTCCAGCGCATCTGA
- a CDS encoding pyridoxal phosphate-dependent aminotransferase, whose product MHLNDLSSCSSFTRRSFLRSASAVLAVGPILTEAHFARAAALDAAVPEFSMKGIHLDANENPLGPSEAARKAIADIIPNGGRYAPPLYFDLMKLYAEQMGVPVDHVQVYDGSSAPLHFTVLSFTSPTRSFVCANPTYEAGQRAAEIAKAPIHAVSLAKDYSHDVRVMAKADPNAGLIYICNPNNPTGTITSKEDIDWLVANKPASAVILVDEAYIHLSDATSAIDHVKAGKDVVILRTFSKIYGMAGIRCGFAIGRPDLLKKLMDYGNSPMPITGMIAAQASLMDSDLVTARKKLIADTRNDAFAWLRANNYSFIPSQTNCFMIDVKRPGPQIRNLMAQDGVHIGRSWPIWPNYVRVTVGLPSEMQAFKTSFKKAMDTPAAAFNEMPPLRSRRDGVVV is encoded by the coding sequence ATGCACTTGAACGATCTCTCTTCCTGTAGTTCCTTCACGCGCCGTTCTTTCCTTCGCTCTGCCTCTGCTGTGCTCGCCGTCGGCCCCATCCTCACCGAGGCACACTTCGCCCGCGCCGCCGCCCTCGACGCAGCCGTCCCTGAGTTCTCCATGAAGGGCATCCACCTCGATGCCAACGAGAACCCCCTCGGCCCGAGCGAAGCCGCACGCAAGGCCATCGCCGACATCATTCCCAACGGCGGACGGTACGCGCCTCCTCTCTACTTCGATCTCATGAAGCTCTACGCCGAGCAGATGGGAGTCCCCGTCGACCACGTGCAGGTCTACGATGGCTCGAGCGCGCCGCTTCACTTCACCGTGCTCTCCTTCACTTCGCCCACACGCAGCTTTGTCTGCGCCAACCCAACCTACGAGGCAGGCCAGCGCGCCGCCGAGATCGCCAAGGCTCCTATCCATGCCGTGTCGCTCGCCAAGGACTACTCCCATGACGTCCGCGTCATGGCCAAAGCCGACCCTAACGCCGGGCTCATCTACATCTGCAACCCCAACAACCCCACCGGAACCATCACCAGTAAAGAGGACATCGACTGGCTGGTCGCCAACAAGCCCGCCAGCGCAGTCATCCTGGTCGATGAGGCCTACATCCATCTCTCCGACGCCACCTCGGCCATTGATCACGTCAAGGCCGGCAAGGACGTCGTCATCCTCCGCACATTCTCCAAGATCTACGGTATGGCCGGTATCCGCTGCGGCTTCGCCATCGGCCGCCCCGACCTGCTCAAGAAGCTTATGGACTACGGCAATTCGCCGATGCCTATCACCGGCATGATCGCCGCGCAGGCCAGCCTTATGGACTCCGACCTCGTGACTGCGCGCAAGAAGCTCATCGCCGACACGCGCAACGACGCCTTTGCCTGGCTCAGGGCCAACAACTACTCGTTCATCCCCTCGCAGACCAACTGCTTCATGATCGACGTCAAGCGCCCCGGTCCGCAGATTCGCAACCTTATGGCGCAGGACGGAGTTCACATCGGCCGTAGCTGGCCGATCTGGCCGAATTACGTCCGCGTCACCGTCGGCCTGCCGTCGGAGATGCAGGCCTTCAAGACCTCCTTCAAGAAGGCGATGGACACACCTGCCGCCGCCTTCAACGAGATGCCACCGCTCCGCTCACGCCGCGACGGCGTGGTCGTATGA
- a CDS encoding YML083C domain-containing protein: MSNSDSPTAWQLAATRLAHWHQNAQPLLTLEALRDWISVSGLVLYAPRAQQLPTPAPSFVEAVLGAANAAPTLAETEEPRSLLTRLIAEGAVIPLSLLGTQSGSETPDFLVSPAAFSFIFTLRGDKAWKQPPATSGATKVSPLALAAYNLLAQKVTLSAYDLATELGKEVTETAVLRALTELWQHLRVLPVLQPDGAATLWELTTTRYTRQIKAGANAGQPTALSALISLYLGQAILPTEEEVETFLSPLTARSRIREVVHALVAARQLETIVIEGKTALHITGELPTFEPVAVLAPEEAESAIVATTEEEVPQSPRIGKFVPKPRRDQGGFASRPAARSFDRTDRERRPFRREAKPDYTKPWDEEKTRRAARPFNPTDSEGIGTESSDRPRRFDRPAKPYGSRPSFGSKAAGKFGGKPSFRRDDRESESGERKPFKKPFSSREGSPRKREDFGQSRPPRRDFGESRPPRRDFSESRPPRRDFGESRPPRRDFGESRPPRRDFGESRPPRRDFGESRPPRRDFGESRPPRRDFGGSKPAFSPRRGERQEFGPRSDRPARKFAPRGKDIDRAPSGEASERPTRFAAQGDSEAPRRSFGAKKPFAKSGGGFAGKPKSFGGKKKFGEKGKPGFSSAKPYGKKPFGKSGGKSAPGSDKPAGKSGPFQKFMGEKKPFAKRKPRPE; the protein is encoded by the coding sequence TTGAGTAACTCAGATTCCCCCACGGCCTGGCAATTGGCCGCAACCCGCCTCGCGCACTGGCATCAGAACGCCCAGCCGCTGCTGACCCTCGAGGCCCTGCGCGACTGGATCAGCGTCTCTGGCCTCGTTCTCTACGCGCCACGCGCTCAGCAACTCCCCACGCCTGCGCCCAGCTTCGTCGAGGCCGTTCTGGGAGCAGCAAACGCAGCTCCCACGCTCGCGGAGACAGAAGAGCCGCGCAGCCTCCTCACCCGGCTCATCGCCGAGGGAGCCGTGATTCCGCTCAGCCTGCTCGGCACGCAGAGCGGAAGCGAAACGCCGGACTTCCTCGTCTCGCCCGCGGCGTTCTCCTTCATCTTCACCCTGCGCGGCGACAAGGCCTGGAAGCAGCCTCCCGCGACCAGCGGGGCTACAAAGGTCTCGCCGCTGGCTCTCGCTGCCTACAACCTGCTCGCGCAAAAGGTCACGCTCTCGGCTTACGACCTTGCCACTGAACTTGGCAAGGAGGTCACTGAGACCGCCGTCCTCCGCGCGCTCACCGAACTCTGGCAGCATCTTCGTGTTCTCCCGGTTCTTCAGCCCGACGGCGCGGCCACGCTATGGGAGCTCACCACGACGCGCTACACCCGCCAGATTAAAGCCGGAGCCAACGCCGGACAGCCTACCGCGCTCTCCGCGCTCATCTCTCTCTACCTCGGCCAGGCGATTCTTCCTACAGAAGAAGAAGTTGAGACCTTCCTCTCGCCTCTCACTGCACGTTCTCGCATCCGCGAGGTCGTCCACGCGCTGGTCGCCGCGCGCCAACTCGAAACGATTGTGATCGAGGGCAAGACCGCTCTCCACATCACAGGCGAACTCCCGACATTCGAACCGGTCGCAGTTCTGGCGCCTGAAGAGGCCGAGTCTGCTATCGTCGCCACAACTGAGGAAGAAGTGCCGCAGAGTCCGCGTATCGGCAAGTTCGTTCCGAAGCCACGTCGCGATCAGGGCGGATTCGCGTCGCGCCCAGCGGCTCGATCCTTCGATCGCACAGACCGCGAGCGCCGGCCTTTCCGGCGCGAAGCGAAGCCCGATTACACCAAACCGTGGGACGAAGAGAAGACTAGGCGAGCAGCTCGCCCGTTCAATCCAACCGATTCAGAAGGTATAGGAACGGAGAGTTCGGATCGCCCGCGCAGGTTCGATCGCCCAGCCAAGCCATACGGTTCGCGCCCCTCGTTCGGATCGAAAGCCGCAGGAAAATTTGGCGGCAAGCCGTCGTTCCGCCGCGACGACAGAGAGAGCGAATCCGGCGAGCGCAAGCCCTTCAAGAAGCCGTTTTCCAGCCGCGAAGGTTCCCCGCGCAAGCGTGAAGACTTCGGTCAGTCACGTCCTCCCCGCCGTGATTTCGGAGAGTCGCGCCCGCCGCGCCGCGACTTCAGTGAATCACGTCCTCCCCGGCGGGACTTTGGAGAGTCGCGTCCGCCGCGCCGCGACTTTGGTGAGTCACGTCCTCCTCGGCGGGACTTTGGAGAGTCGCGTCCGCCTCGCCGCGACTTTGGTGAGTCACGTCCTCCTCGGCGGGACTTTGGAGAGTCGCGTCCGCCCCGTCGTGACTTCGGTGGCTCGAAGCCTGCCTTCTCGCCCCGCCGTGGCGAGCGGCAGGAGTTTGGTCCTCGCTCGGATCGTCCGGCTCGCAAATTTGCTCCTCGTGGCAAGGACATTGATCGCGCGCCCTCAGGCGAGGCGTCGGAGCGCCCGACACGTTTTGCGGCTCAAGGTGATTCGGAAGCTCCACGCCGCAGCTTCGGCGCGAAGAAGCCCTTCGCAAAATCCGGCGGCGGCTTCGCCGGCAAGCCGAAGAGCTTTGGCGGCAAGAAGAAGTTTGGAGAAAAGGGCAAGCCGGGGTTTTCCTCAGCGAAGCCGTATGGTAAAAAGCCATTCGGCAAGTCCGGAGGTAAGTCTGCTCCCGGGAGCGACAAGCCTGCAGGCAAGTCCGGTCCGTTCCAGAAGTTCATGGGCGAGAAGAAACCCTTTGCCAAGCGCAAGCCGAGACCTGAATGA